DNA sequence from the bacterium genome:
GATCGAAGACATTGATACGTCAACCAAACAAGAAATTGATGAAGCGATCGAATATGCCGACAAAGCGCCGTGGCCAGAACCTTCGCAGGCGGCGACGTGGGTGTACGCGGAATAATTAAATCCTAATATTAACATTGGTAAAAAATACTTACGCATGACCGGTCAAAGTAAAACAACGACAAAACCATACGCTCATTCGACGGAACTGGATCTGAAAAAATACGAGCCGACCAAAGAGCAGATGAAAGAAATGTACTATTTTATCATGCTCAATCGCGCGTTCGATGATCGCATCGCCAAACTTTACCGCCAAGGTAAAATCATCGGAGCCGCTTACGGCAGCCGCGGGCAGGAAGCCACCAGCGTGGGTTCGACGTATGCGTTGGGTCCGGATGATATCGTCGGGCCGATTATTCGAAATGCGGGCTCCATCATCGTGCGCGGGCTACCGGTTAAAAATTTCTTATCTAATTTTGTCGGTCGTTCGACCACTCCGACGCGCGGTCGCGATGGCAATTCGCACTTAGGTGATTTGAATATGGGCGTCTTCGCTCCGATTTCACATTTGGGGAGTCTGATCAGCAATATCGCCGGTTGTGCACTGGCATTCAAAATGAAAAACGAACCGCGTGTGGCGCTGACCTATATCGGGGACGGAGGTACGTCCACAGCCGAGTTTCACGAAGGTATGAATATGGCCGCCGTGATGAAATTACCTTTTATTTGTATTATCGAAAATAATAATTGGGCGTATTCGACACCGACGCGAACTCAAGCGATGATCAAAGATTTTGCTATCAAAGGCAAAGCTTACGGCATGGAGGCCATCGTCGTGGACGGCAATGATGTTTTCGAGGTGTTTCGTACGACACGGTACGCGGCCGAACGCTGTCGAAAAGGTATGGGGCCTATTTTGATCGAAGCGAAAACCATGCGCATGAAAGGTCATGCGGAGCACGATGATGCGTTTTATGTTCCCAAAGAACAATTTACAGAATGGCAGAAAAAAGACCCGATCGCGCGTGCAGAAACGTATCTTTTGGATAAAAAATACATGACCGCAACTGAAAATGAGGCCTTAAAACAACGTGTGGCGAAAGATATGGAAGAAGCGGAAGAATTTGCACTTAATGCGCCGTTTCCAGCCATGGAAGAAGCGGTGACCGGAGTATACGCTGATTAAGGAGGAGAGACGATGAAAAAATTAATTCTATTATTTGTTTTGTTCGTTCATTCGACATTTGCTCAAACATCATTTGCCATTATCCCTTTCACGGGAACCGCCGATGTAGGTGTTAATGATCGCGAAGCTTTTGTTAGCGGGCTTTATCAAGGGATGACGAATAGCGGGCGTTACCGTATCGTCGATCGCAACCTGATCGAACAAGTATTGAAAGAACAAAATTTTCAACTGAGTGACTTAACGGAACAGAAAAAAGTTATCGAATTCGGAAAAATTGCCGGGGCTGAAAAAATTATAACCGGTAAAATGTTCAGATATTCGTCGACACAACCGGCAATTACATTTTCCGTGATTGATGTTTCAACCAGTCAGGTTGAGTTTTCCAAAGAAATCACATATAACAATTATACGTTTTCTAACCTAAGCAGTTTTTTGGTATCGCAGTTAATTGATAAGTATCCGCTGGTCGGTAAAGTGCTTGGTAAATCCGGAGATGTCTATATCATCAACATCGGACTCAATCAGAATATCAAAAACGGAACGCGCATTTTTGTGGCTAGAAATAATGTCCTCAAAGGTGATGACGGTGAAATTTTGATGGAAGAGTATAAGCGCGTCGGTATTTTAGAGGTGACATTAGCCGACAAAGCGCGTTCGCAATGCAAGCTACGCAGTTTGGTTGAAAGCAATGTTATCATTCAAAAAGACGATATGATTTCTCCGGATCCGATACCGGAGCGACCGGCACTTGTTTCGGATAAGCCTTTTTGGACTGGTTATTCAAAAGGCGAGCTGCTTTTAGATGATGATATGAGTAAAAAGCAGTATCTATCTGTAACGAGCGCTATGGGCGAAACCTACAAAGATGGACGGCTTTTTATCAATACGACACATTTGAATTCCGGTCATGGGTACTGCTATTATCCGGCACCTTTTGACGCCGTGGGAGATTTTGTATGCGAAGCAGAAATTACGTTTGAAAAAAACACTGAAAAGTATAATAGGGTAACTTTTATATTTAGAAATGTCGGTGCGTACGGCGAAGGAAACGGTTATTCGTTATACTTTACTAATGACGGTTCTTACCAAATGGATTATATGCGTAACGGGTTTTTGTTCCCGATTATCAAATTTACTTCAACCCCTACATTGAAACGTGGCACGTCAAAAAATATATTGCGCGTCGTAGCCAAAGGCTCAAAATTTGATCTTTATTTCAATGATCAGTTTTTAGCTGCATTTGAGCATGAGGCAATAGAAAAAGGCGGTTTTGGAATTTGGTCCGGGCAGGGAAGTCACGTATCCGTGGACAATATCAAAATCTGGAATATTAAATAAAACTCCTTATTTAATACAAGATCAGCAGCAGCCATCCGGCCCACAACAGGCTTCGCTCAGAATAGTTTCATTGTAATCCATACCTTTAGTTTCGCGCGCGTGACGGCGAGCATTCTTATTGCAATTAAAGAATTTTGCCGATTCTAAAGAAATAATCTCTTTAGGACTTACCGCAAAAATATCATTGGCGTACGGCCCTTTTTCCCGCGTATAAATGCCAAATGTTTTATCACACACGGCCATACGCTCCCCACGAAAAAGTGTATGTCCGTCATCATCTATAACGGCTTTCCAAGGACCTTTATAGATCACGGCTTGTTGGCGTTCAAGGCAAGGACCTTCTTTTCCTTTGTAACCGATCACGGTGACCGAACGGTATTCGATACCTTCCACCACTTGCCATGGTGAGGTTTCCCATTTGTCTAAACTAATACCGTAGAACCCCGCTTTTTCAAAAGCTTTCAAAAATTCATCCTCACGAAATGCACCGGAGATACAGCCGCTCCAGAGTTCTGGGTTATTTTTCTGATGAAGCGGTATGTCTTCATCAGAGACTATATCCGATATAGCAAAGCGGCCGCCTGGTTTCAAAACGCGATATATTTCGGCGATGAGATTTTGACGGTCTTCTTCCCGGACAAGATTGAGTACACAATTGGACAAAACGACATCCACGGAATTGTCGTGAATCATCGGCCGTTGGTTGCGAAGTTCTTCTGTAAATAATTCCAAACGTTGCAAATCATCACCGTGTTGGATAGGGTTTTGACGCACATAAGCATCGAGCGCATCCCAATCCAATTTCAAATCCTGTATTTTTCCTCGATGAAATGTAACATTGGTATAACCCAGTTTTTGTCCGATAGGATCTTTGTACTTGCGGGCTAAAGCTAACATTTCGGAGTTCATATCGACGCCGAGTACACGCCCTTCGGAACCTACGATTTGCGCGGCGATATAACAGATTTTTCCACCGCCGCTGCCCAAGTCCAATACCGTTTCTCCGGGGCGCACATAACGCGAGGGGTCGCCGCAACCGTAGTCACGATCAAGGATTTCCTGAGGTAAAATTTGAAGATATTTTGAATCGTATGAAACAGGACAACATAAAGAGGCAACGGTCGTGCGTGCGCCTTCGGTATATCGTTCGGTTACCGCTTTTTCCACATTGAGTGCGAGTTCGTCGTTAGCAGACATGCTTAGCTCTCCCAAAAAATTATTGAATCAAATAATAAATGCAAGCTGCGATAACAGCAGCTATGGGTAGTGTTAACGCCCATGAAAGAACGACTTGCCCTATCACTTTGAAATCGGCTTGACCGGTAATAATGCCTATTCCGGAAATAGCGCCTACGGACACATGGGTAGTGGATACAGGCAAACCCCACCGACTTGCAAAAATAACAAGAAATCCCGTGACAAGATTGGCCGTCAGTCCCTGGCCGTGGTTCATAGATGTGATTTTTTTACTCATAGTACGCGCTACTTTGCGGGCATTGAGTAAACCGCCGATGGCCATAGCTATTGCGATGGCTACCATGGACCACTCGATGCGCATAATCTGCGCAGCAAAAACAAGCCCGACGATTTTAGGTGTATCGTTGAGACCGCGTGCAAAGCTAACCATAGCCGCGCTTAGATAATGAAGTACGTCCACCAGGCGCTGCGCTGAAATGCCCATCACGGCGCCGCCGTATCGTCTTTGGCAGGAAACTTCATCGCCAACAGTAATTTCAGGCAGGGTCACGGTCTGAAACGAAAGAGCATGCGCGGGTCGAGGGGTAGGTATGACGGTTTGGCAGGTTCCAACGCAAATGCAGTGTTCTTCTCGAATACCAGCCCAAATCCGAATTTGACGAAATATTACATAGACAATCGCGGCAACGACTACGGAAACCAACGGACTAATTAACAGAGGTATAAAAAAGGTTGAACCTAATTTTTCTGTATTTAATTGGGAACCTACAGCGAGGAAACCTGCGCCGGTAAGCGCACCGGTTAGGCCGTGTGTCGTCGAAATGGGAAATCCGAAAAATGAAGCGATGAGAACCGTTAAACCGGCGCCAAGAGCTACTGCGGTTAAAAATTCGGGAGTAACTGTCAATGTATCCGGCACAAGCCCTTTACCTGAAAAATTACTCACGAGTGATTGAGCAATAAAAATCGAACATACCGAACCCGCAAAGGTAGTGACGGTCGCGAGCCCAATCGAGGCTTTATATCCTAGTGCTTTACTGCCGTAGAGCGTTGCAACACCTTTAAAATTATCATTTGCACCGTTGCTGTACGCGACAAAAAGCGCTCCGGCAAAAAGCAGTACGATCATCGCCATTTTTATGCCCTAATTAATTTCAAGTTATTTATTTTGAATTATGCCGTTGTCCCGCCGCAACTGCTGCCCGCCCCCGCCGTACATCCGAAACAATGCGATGCAAAAAGGATAGTGCGATTTCGTATTCTCGTCGCATCAAAATTGAAAACGCTAAGCGGTTCGTGATCATGGGATTGCATGCCGAGCATTTGGTTGAAATCGCAATCGTAGATTTTTCCGTCATAACTCACACTGATCAGAGTTCGGCACATGATACCTTGCGCCGCGCCGGGATTAAATGCATTTATTAACTTCATCATGTATTCGTCGTATTTGCCCGTACGCTCAAGATCTTCCCGAAAGCGATGGATCGGCATATTGGTGATCGTAAATAGATTATTGAAGTGAATTCCGAATTTGTCATGCAAACTGCGTTTATAGTCCGCCTCCAACGCTCCTTGAGCAGCGGGAAGGTATGTACCGACGGGGTTGTACACTAAGTTGAGCACAAGGCCTGAACCGTCTTTTCCAAAACCCAGCGCATTGAGATTTTTTAACGCCGCGATGCTTTTATTAAAAACGCCCCGCCCGCGTTGCTTATCCGTAAAATATTCCTCATAAAAAGGTAGCGATGAAATCACTTCAATCCCGTGATCGGCGAAAAACTGCGGCAGGTGCGTCATCGGTTGTTTGGTCAGAGGATGAGGGTCCTGCGATACGGTGAGGTTATGCCGAACCATGACGTGTTTTCCCATTCGTCGCGCTTCGGTAACCAAAAACTCAAAATGCGGATTAAGTTCCGGGGCGCCGCCGGTAATATCGAGGTTTTTTATTTCGTCATGCGCCGCAAGTATCGCCAAACAGCGATCTACGGTAGGGCGATCCATTTGCTCGGTGCGCTTGGGTGAAGCATCCACGTGGCAATGACGGCAGGCCTGATTGCACAGTTTGGTTATATTGACTTGCAACGTATGAATGCCGAGCGGCGGTAATGTCAACTCATGCTCACGCAGTTTTTCATGAAAAGAATATTTCATATCGGCCGGAGATATCGGCAATATTTGTGGCAGTTGCATAATTTTTATACGTTGAGGTTGTCTAAATTATTCAGCATTTGTACACCGTGTACGAGCGTGATGCCGGCCATCATGGCGGAGGCGACGTGTACCGCTTCGGTCATTTGGTCGGGGCTTGCACCGCATTCGAGGCTCTGCGTCGTATAGGCGTCAATACAATAAGGACAGTTTTTAGCATGGGCTACAGCCAAAGCGATCAGGGCTTTTTCCCGTTTGGTCAATGCGCCGTCTTTGCCGGTAACCTCATTGTAATACGCAAAAAATTTATCCATCAGTTCTTTGCGAAATCTCCCTACGTCGCCAAATTTTTTAAGGTCTTCACTTTCGTAGTAATTCATCTTGGGGCTCCCATGTTGTAAGAATACTGATGAGGAAAAAGGATTAATTTTCTGAAGACTGAATGATGTAACTCGGAGGTAAAACAAATATTCCCATGTTTATTTGTTATCCACCTGCGATTCGATGACGGATTGGATTTCTGCAGGTACGCGATTGAGGAAATCATATCCGGTGGAGGTTTCGATTTGGTCCACGGATGTTCTGTACGATTTCCATGATGTGCTGCGAATACCATCGGTATTGGGCATATCCACGGCGATCACGCGTGTCAGCGTGGTGACCTGATCGGGTGTGGTTTCCTCATGAGGAAGTACAACAATGATTTTCCATACGCGTACGGGGACGGTGACTTTACCGGAAGCTATGGTTTTGAGCGAATCATAATGCCCTGACATGATAAAAAGTTCGTTACCTTCACCGGCCAAATCACGGCAATAACTTTCGAGTTCGACCCAAGGTCCTTGGTTATTATCCGAAGCCTGAGGAAGTATATTGGTCATGTAAAATGTAGAAACATTATCGGAAGGAACTGCATTGCGATCGCCGGAGGGGCACATGTGTCCTCGATCATAACCGCTGCCGGTATAGTCACCATCTTTCACAGCATACCAACCCGCCGGCAAAATATCTGTTTTAAAGTTATCTTGACGTGCTATCGTACCGAGCCAATTTTTATTCAAGTGCCATGCGCACCAGTTGGGGATACGGCGAACATTGTCATAAGACACAGCGTATTGGGAGCGGGCGATCAGATAGTTACGCGGCGAAGCGATATTTGTTTCGCTTTGACTCGGATTGCCGAGGGAAAGATGCAAATTCGGCGTTTGGCCGGTATCGGCATCAGCTGCGGATAGTCGGTATAGTTGTGTTTCGCTGTAGGCGCCGTTTTCACTCAGGATTTTTATGAAATAGGTGCCTACGTTTAAGTGGGGAATATCAATGGATTCTGTGACGCCATTGGCGCCGCGGGATAAACCTACAATGGAATCGTGGCTATCCATGAGATAAAGATTATAGTCTTTATCATCCGGAACGGCTAAAGTAACTGCGACATGACGCGGCGAACTTAATACAAAACGAAAATAATCTACATCGTCGCTAACGGATACGGTGCCTTGATGAACTTGGGGAAGTCTCGGAAATAAAATCGCCGTTTCAGGTGTATCATTGCCATCAATGGAATCCAACGGCTCGATTAAATCCGCACACCCCGCTAAAAATGCAGCAATCAATACAACCGGTAACAAGATTTGGAAGGATTTCATATAAAAAGATAAAAAAACTTATGATTCGTCCAAAGAATTTTTCAAAGCTTTTCTTGTTTCTTAGTTTCAAAATTATTATGATAGCCCGCCTTAATAATCCGCTAATATTTACATAACAAAATTTACACTTCGATAATTCAAATTTAATAACGAGGAAATACTATGAGGGTAGATCGTATCATCGAGGCGTTTTTACCACGTGAAGACAAATTTTTTAAACTTTTTGAAGAAACAGCCCAGCACCTGATCACGGCATCGGATCTGATGGTCAAACTGATGAATTGTCCGGCGGAGGAGCGTTTAGCCGTGAGTCAGGAAATTCATAAATTGGAGCACTTGTGCGACGACACAGCGCATCGGCTTTTTTCCGAGCTGAACGCCACATTTGTAACGCCGTTTGATCGCGAAGATATTATGATGCTGGCATCGGCACTGGACGACGTCATGGATTTTTTGGACGAAAGCGCGCGACGCATTATACTATATAAAATCACTTCTATTCCGGCAAATATGAAACAATTGGCCGACGTGCTCAAAGAATCTATCACCGAGACACATCACGGCGTGAGCCATATTCGGAATATCCATAAGACGGATGGTATTCGTAAAACACTGGAACGTATCCATGCCTGTGAAAACAAAGCGGATATGGTTTTTGAAATGGGAATAGCGGACCTTTTTGATAATGAAAAAGACCCGATTAATTTGGTCAAGCTCAAAGATATCTATACCAGTCTCGAACGCTCCACGGATAAGTGCGAAGATGTCGCCAACGTGCTCGAAGCGATCCTCATCAAGCACGCGTAAAGGGAGATATTGCTCATGATGGAGCTACTTATAATTACGATAGCCTTGGCATTAATCTTTGATTTTATCAATGGCTTTCACGATGCGGCCAATTCGATCGCAACCGTCGTTTCCACGCGCGTATTGTCGCCGTTCAAAGCGGTGATTTGGGCGGCGGCATTTAACTTTATTGCGTACTGGTTTTTTGAATTGCATGTCGCTGATACGGTCGCCAAAACAGTAAAGCCGGAGGGTTTTACTTTGGTCGTTGTTACAGCCGGATTGATCGGTGCGATCATATGGAATTTGTTAACATGGTGGTGGGGAATTCCGTCGAGCTCCTCACACACGTTGATGGGCGGTTTCGCCGGTGCGGCTGTGGCATATGCCGGCGGTGATTTTTCTGTAGTACGCTTGGATAAAGTAACTCCGGTCGTATATTTTATCTTGCTGGCGCCGATTCTCGGTATGTTGGTTTCATATACGATTTCAGTGATTACGATTCATATCTGCAAGCGTATGAGTCCCCATAAAGTGGACAAAGTATTTCGTCAATTGCAGTTGTTTTCTTCTGCCGCATTTAGCCTCGGTCATGGTGCCAACGATGCCCAAAAGGTTATGGGTATTATAGCCGTGGCAATGTATTCACAAAAAGTCATTCCTAGCCTTGATCACATACCGGATTGGGTTCCTTTATCATGTCATGCAGCAATTGCGTTTGGGACCATGGCAGGCGGATGGCGTATTGTGAAAACGATGGGACAAAAAGTTACTAAACTCTCTCCGTTTGAGGGCTTTGCAGCTGAAACGGCCGGAGCAATGACACTTTTTGGAACAGGCATGACAGGTATTCCTGTCAGTACGACGCACACGATTACCGGCTCGATCATCGGCGTAGGCGTGATCAAACGCGTATCCGCCGTTCGCTGGGGCGTAACTCGCAATCTGCTGTGGGCATGGGTTTTAACCATTCCGATTTCAGGATTGTTTGGCGCGATTTGTTATTGGATTGCTTCGTTTTTTGTTTCATAAAACTTCGGATTACAATTTTTATATTCGATAAAAGGCTGCTCGGAAATGAGCAGCCTTTTTTTTTGGATTTCTTTGTG
Encoded proteins:
- a CDS encoding carboxymuconolactone decarboxylase family protein — translated: MNYYESEDLKKFGDVGRFRKELMDKFFAYYNEVTGKDGALTKREKALIALAVAHAKNCPYCIDAYTTQSLECGASPDQMTEAVHVASAMMAGITLVHGVQMLNNLDNLNV
- a CDS encoding inorganic phosphate transporter, which encodes MAMIVLLFAGALFVAYSNGANDNFKGVATLYGSKALGYKASIGLATVTTFAGSVCSIFIAQSLVSNFSGKGLVPDTLTVTPEFLTAVALGAGLTVLIASFFGFPISTTHGLTGALTGAGFLAVGSQLNTEKLGSTFFIPLLISPLVSVVVAAIVYVIFRQIRIWAGIREEHCICVGTCQTVIPTPRPAHALSFQTVTLPEITVGDEVSCQRRYGGAVMGISAQRLVDVLHYLSAAMVSFARGLNDTPKIVGLVFAAQIMRIEWSMVAIAIAMAIGGLLNARKVARTMSKKITSMNHGQGLTANLVTGFLVIFASRWGLPVSTTHVSVGAISGIGIITGQADFKVIGQVVLSWALTLPIAAVIAACIYYLIQ
- a CDS encoding inorganic phosphate transporter; its protein translation is MELLIITIALALIFDFINGFHDAANSIATVVSTRVLSPFKAVIWAAAFNFIAYWFFELHVADTVAKTVKPEGFTLVVVTAGLIGAIIWNLLTWWWGIPSSSSHTLMGGFAGAAVAYAGGDFSVVRLDKVTPVVYFILLAPILGMLVSYTISVITIHICKRMSPHKVDKVFRQLQLFSSAAFSLGHGANDAQKVMGIIAVAMYSQKVIPSLDHIPDWVPLSCHAAIAFGTMAGGWRIVKTMGQKVTKLSPFEGFAAETAGAMTLFGTGMTGIPVSTTHTITGSIIGVGVIKRVSAVRWGVTRNLLWAWVLTIPISGLFGAICYWIASFFVS
- a CDS encoding DUF47 family protein; the encoded protein is MRVDRIIEAFLPREDKFFKLFEETAQHLITASDLMVKLMNCPAEERLAVSQEIHKLEHLCDDTAHRLFSELNATFVTPFDREDIMMLASALDDVMDFLDESARRIILYKITSIPANMKQLADVLKESITETHHGVSHIRNIHKTDGIRKTLERIHACENKADMVFEMGIADLFDNEKDPINLVKLKDIYTSLERSTDKCEDVANVLEAILIKHA
- the arsS gene encoding arsenosugar biosynthesis radical SAM protein ArsS (Some members of this family are selenoproteins.): MQLPQILPISPADMKYSFHEKLREHELTLPPLGIHTLQVNITKLCNQACRHCHVDASPKRTEQMDRPTVDRCLAILAAHDEIKNLDITGGAPELNPHFEFLVTEARRMGKHVMVRHNLTVSQDPHPLTKQPMTHLPQFFADHGIEVISSLPFYEEYFTDKQRGRGVFNKSIAALKNLNALGFGKDGSGLVLNLVYNPVGTYLPAAQGALEADYKRSLHDKFGIHFNNLFTITNMPIHRFREDLERTGKYDEYMMKLINAFNPGAAQGIMCRTLISVSYDGKIYDCDFNQMLGMQSHDHEPLSVFNFDATRIRNRTILFASHCFGCTAGAGSSCGGTTA
- a CDS encoding methyltransferase domain-containing protein: MSANDELALNVEKAVTERYTEGARTTVASLCCPVSYDSKYLQILPQEILDRDYGCGDPSRYVRPGETVLDLGSGGGKICYIAAQIVGSEGRVLGVDMNSEMLALARKYKDPIGQKLGYTNVTFHRGKIQDLKLDWDALDAYVRQNPIQHGDDLQRLELFTEELRNQRPMIHDNSVDVVLSNCVLNLVREEDRQNLIAEIYRVLKPGGRFAISDIVSDEDIPLHQKNNPELWSGCISGAFREDEFLKAFEKAGFYGISLDKWETSPWQVVEGIEYRSVTVIGYKGKEGPCLERQQAVIYKGPWKAVIDDDGHTLFRGERMAVCDKTFGIYTREKGPYANDIFAVSPKEIISLESAKFFNCNKNARRHARETKGMDYNETILSEACCGPDGCC
- a CDS encoding DNA/RNA non-specific endonuclease; its protein translation is MKSFQILLPVVLIAAFLAGCADLIEPLDSIDGNDTPETAILFPRLPQVHQGTVSVSDDVDYFRFVLSSPRHVAVTLAVPDDKDYNLYLMDSHDSIVGLSRGANGVTESIDIPHLNVGTYFIKILSENGAYSETQLYRLSAADADTGQTPNLHLSLGNPSQSETNIASPRNYLIARSQYAVSYDNVRRIPNWCAWHLNKNWLGTIARQDNFKTDILPAGWYAVKDGDYTGSGYDRGHMCPSGDRNAVPSDNVSTFYMTNILPQASDNNQGPWVELESYCRDLAGEGNELFIMSGHYDSLKTIASGKVTVPVRVWKIIVVLPHEETTPDQVTTLTRVIAVDMPNTDGIRSTSWKSYRTSVDQIETSTGYDFLNRVPAEIQSVIESQVDNK
- a CDS encoding thiamine pyrophosphate-dependent dehydrogenase E1 component subunit alpha — encoded protein: MTGQSKTTTKPYAHSTELDLKKYEPTKEQMKEMYYFIMLNRAFDDRIAKLYRQGKIIGAAYGSRGQEATSVGSTYALGPDDIVGPIIRNAGSIIVRGLPVKNFLSNFVGRSTTPTRGRDGNSHLGDLNMGVFAPISHLGSLISNIAGCALAFKMKNEPRVALTYIGDGGTSTAEFHEGMNMAAVMKLPFICIIENNNWAYSTPTRTQAMIKDFAIKGKAYGMEAIVVDGNDVFEVFRTTRYAAERCRKGMGPILIEAKTMRMKGHAEHDDAFYVPKEQFTEWQKKDPIARAETYLLDKKYMTATENEALKQRVAKDMEEAEEFALNAPFPAMEEAVTGVYAD